The region CGACGCGGCACAGCACTATTGCCAGCACGCGCTGGCGACCTCCTATGCGATTGCACCCGGGCAGCGCATTCCCAATCGCGTGCCGTTGCATGAAAAATCCTTTGCAGGAGAATACAAATGAGTGAAGTGAAACCATGGTCCTTGCGCGGACTGTACATCGTGACGCCGGACTGGGACGAGACCGGCAAACTGGTCGACGCAACCGAACAAGCCATTAGAGGGGGCGCGAAGCTGGTGCAGTACCGGCACAAGACCGCTGCTGCGGACCTGCGCAAGGAGCAGGCGAGCGCCTTGCTGCAAGTCTGCCGCCGCCACGATACGCCTTTCATCATCAACGACCACGTCGACCTCTGCCTGGAACTTGACGCCGAAGGCATCCATGTCGGCGGCACCGATGCGTCGGTGGCGGACGTACGCGCACGGGTCGGCAAGGACAAGATCGTCGGCGCCTCGTGCTACGGGACCTTGCAACTGGCGCGCGATGCGTACGCGGCCGGAGCGACGTACGTGGCGTTCGGCGGCTTCTACCCGTCGCGCGTGAAGAAGTACGATTTCAGGACCGCGCCGGAAATCGTGGCAGAGTCGAAGAAGGAAATACCGCTGCCGGTGGTCGTCATCGGCGGCATGACGCAGGAAAACTGCCTGCCGCTGATAGCTCAGGGGACCGACATGGTGGCCGCCATCAGCAGCGTCTACATGACCGACGATCCGGAGGCGGCGGCGCGCCGGTTTGCCGATCTGTTCTGAACGCGTCGTGCCGGAAATGAAAAATGCCGCTGCATCGTCATGATGTCAGCGGCATTTTTTCATGCGCGGCAGATGCCGGATATCAGCCTTCGAGCAGGCTGCGCAGCATCCATGCGTTCTTTTCATGCAGCTGCATGCGCTGCGTCAGTAAATCGGCGGTCGGTTCGTCGGCTGCGGCGTCGACGGCCGGGAACAGCGAACGCGCGGTGCGGGTCACCGCTTCCTGGCCGGCCACCAGTTGGGCGATCATGTCTTGTGCGGATGGCACGCCTTCGGCTTCGGGGATCGACGACAGCTTGGCGAATTCCTTGTACGAACCGGGCGCCGGATAACCCAGCGCGCGAATACGTTCGGCGATCAGGTCGACGGCCAGCGCCAGTTCGTTGTACTGGCCTTCGAACATCAGGTGCAGCGTGTTGAACATCGGGCCGGTGACGTTCCAGTGGAAATTGTGGGTCTTGAGGTAGAGCGTGTAGGTATCGGCCAGCAGCTTGCTGAGACCGTCCGCAATCTTCTTGCGATCCTTGTCGTTGATGCCGATGTTGATCGCTGCTACGTTTTTCTTTGCCATTGTTTCGCTCCTTGGTGTGATGGAATGCAACGCTGCGATTTTATGCCAAAACTGCAGCCCCATGAATAACACTTGGGGATGAAAGGCATCATCACAAGGCGTCAGCGTGTTGTTTCGACGGCAAGTTGCGCACGCCGGAACAGGGACAGCGTCAGCACCACCGCGCACAGTGCGCCGACGGCGGCGAAGAGGAATACTTCTTCGTAGCCGAATTGCCCCACGATCAGGCCCGCCAGCGGACCGGTGATGCCCAGCGCCAGGTCGAGGAACACCGAATACGCGCCCAGCGCCGCGCTGCGGTTGGGCGCCGGCACCAGGCCGACCGCTTCCACGCCCAGCGACGGGAACACCAGCGCAAAACCGAAACCGGCCAGCGCGGCGCCGGCCATGGCGACTTCCGCAGAACCGGCCAGCCACAAGATGATCAGGCCGGATGCCTCGACGATGAAGGACGCAATCGCCACCTTGAAGCCGCCGAAACGATTGATGGCGTTGGCGAACAACAGGCGCGAGCCGATGAAGCAGCCGCCGAACAGCGTCAGCGAAAACGCCGCGTTGGACCACTGATGGCTGGCGTAATACAGGGTGATGAAGGTGGCGATGGCGCCGAAGCCGACCGTGCCCAGCGCCAGGCCGATGCCGTATGGCAGCACGCGGTTGAGCACCAGGCGGAAGGCCAGGCGTTCGCCGCGCACGACGGGGACGGCAGGGCGGCGGCGCGCGATCGCGTAACCGATCAGCGGCAACGCCAGCGCCAGGAAGCCGATGGCCGCAAAGCCGCCCACGTGCAGCAGCGCCACGCCCAGCGGCGCGCCGATGGCCAGTGCGCCATAGGTGGCGATGCCGTTCCACGAAATCATGCGCGCGGTATGGGCGGCGCCGATGCGGCCGATGCCCCAGATGATGGAGCCGGTGCCGGCCAGGCTTTCGCCGATGCCGAGGCAGAAGCGGCTGACCAGAATCATGGACAGGCTCAGCCACGGAAGTTCCGCCGACCATGCCGCCAGCACCAGGAAAGCGCCGCTGGCGACGCAGGCCAGCATGCCGCGCATGACGGTCTTCTTGGGGCCGACGGTGTCGACCATGCGGCCGGCCTGGGCGCGCGTGATCAAGGTCGACAGATATTGCACGCTGATGGACAGGCCGGCGATGAACGAGCTGTAACCGAGATCCAGGTGGACATAGCCGGGCAACACCGCGAGCGGGATGCCGATGGTCATGTAGGCAAGGAAGGTGAACAGCACGGTCGACAGGATCTGGACCATGACGGCGGTTTGGGAGGGCGATGCCGAAATCGGCGTCGACTGCGCGTGTGCGTGCGGGGATGCGCCTTCGGCGGCGAGGGGAACTGGGCGTAATGCTTCTTCGGACATGTTGGACGTAAGAGGAGGGCGAGCAGGAGGGCAAGCGGCGGCGATGCCGTGATACCGTGTTGCCGTGCAGAATTTTACGCCGTTTGACGGAAACCTGCCGGCGGCGCGGGATTTCGGCGGGCCGGCGGGGCCGCGCCAAGCCGGAATATGCAGGCTGCGCGCATCCGCGATGACGTGCGGACGTATAATCGCGGGATGCAAAATCTTCTCCACAATCTCAACGCCGAGCAGCTTGCCGCCGTCACCCTTCCCGCACAATCCGCACTGATCCTAGCCGGCGCCGGTTCGGGCAAGACGCGCGTGCTGACCACGCGCATCGCGTGGCTGATCCAGACCGGGCAAGTGTCGCCTTCGGGCATCCTGGCGGTGACGTTTACCAACAAGGCGGCCAAGGAAATGACCGCGCGCCTGTCGGCGATGATGCCGATCAACACGCGCGGCATGTGGATCGGCACCTTCCACGGCCTGTGCAACCGCCTGCTGCGCGCGCATCACCGCGACGCCGCGTTGCCGCAGACTTTCCAGATCCTCGACTCGCAGGATCAACTGTCGGCCATCAAGCGTCTGCTCAAACAGATGAACGTGGACGACGAGAAGTATCCGCCGCGCAATCTGATGTACTTCATCAACGGCGCCAAGGACCAGGGCCTGCGCGCCAAGGACGTCGAGGCGCATGACGACTACAACCGCAAGTTCGTCGAGCTCTACGACCTGTATGACCAGCAATGCCAGCGCGAAGGCGTGGTCGATTTTGCCGAGCTGCTGTTGCGCACCTATGAACTGCTGTCGCGCAACCAGCCGTTGCGCGAGCATTACCAGCGCCGCTTCCGCCACGTGCTGGTGGATGAGTTCCAGGACACCAACGACCTGCAGTACAAGTGGCTCAAGATCATGTCCGGCCAGGGCCAGGTCGACGGCGGCGCGGTGTTTGCGGTGGGCGACGACGATCAGAGCATCTATGCATTCCGCGGCGCCAATGTCGGCAACATGACGGCGTTCGAGCGCGAGTTCCGCGTGCAGAACCTGATCAAGCTGGAGCAGAACTAC is a window of Herbaspirillum hiltneri N3 DNA encoding:
- the thiE gene encoding thiamine phosphate synthase — translated: MSEVKPWSLRGLYIVTPDWDETGKLVDATEQAIRGGAKLVQYRHKTAAADLRKEQASALLQVCRRHDTPFIINDHVDLCLELDAEGIHVGGTDASVADVRARVGKDKIVGASCYGTLQLARDAYAAGATYVAFGGFYPSRVKKYDFRTAPEIVAESKKEIPLPVVVIGGMTQENCLPLIAQGTDMVAAISSVYMTDDPEAAARRFADLF
- a CDS encoding Dps family protein, translated to MAKKNVAAINIGINDKDRKKIADGLSKLLADTYTLYLKTHNFHWNVTGPMFNTLHLMFEGQYNELALAVDLIAERIRALGYPAPGSYKEFAKLSSIPEAEGVPSAQDMIAQLVAGQEAVTRTARSLFPAVDAAADEPTADLLTQRMQLHEKNAWMLRSLLEG
- a CDS encoding MFS transporter produces the protein MVQILSTVLFTFLAYMTIGIPLAVLPGYVHLDLGYSSFIAGLSISVQYLSTLITRAQAGRMVDTVGPKKTVMRGMLACVASGAFLVLAAWSAELPWLSLSMILVSRFCLGIGESLAGTGSIIWGIGRIGAAHTARMISWNGIATYGALAIGAPLGVALLHVGGFAAIGFLALALPLIGYAIARRRPAVPVVRGERLAFRLVLNRVLPYGIGLALGTVGFGAIATFITLYYASHQWSNAAFSLTLFGGCFIGSRLLFANAINRFGGFKVAIASFIVEASGLIILWLAGSAEVAMAGAALAGFGFALVFPSLGVEAVGLVPAPNRSAALGAYSVFLDLALGITGPLAGLIVGQFGYEEVFLFAAVGALCAVVLTLSLFRRAQLAVETTR